In Halorientalis sp. LT38, a genomic segment contains:
- a CDS encoding J domain-containing protein: MDHDRLISGVAAALAVCAVVLAVLAVVYNLAILVIAAAVGAAAYFMWYQASGRLAARVYRSVEDRARQNNGRGESRSRTRETGGFGAGPREDWTAPGGRGGRRTSGGQRRAGRQGQRQRRRARQQTDGPSEAEAYSILGVEVGADDETVKAAYRQKVKEVHPDTAGGDEDEFKRVNAAYERLT; encoded by the coding sequence GTGGATCACGACCGGCTCATCTCGGGCGTCGCGGCTGCCCTCGCGGTCTGTGCAGTCGTGCTCGCCGTCCTGGCGGTGGTCTACAACCTCGCGATCCTGGTGATCGCGGCCGCCGTCGGCGCCGCCGCCTACTTCATGTGGTACCAGGCCAGCGGCCGCCTCGCGGCCCGGGTCTACCGGTCGGTCGAAGACCGCGCGCGACAGAACAACGGTCGTGGGGAGTCGCGGTCGCGGACGCGCGAGACGGGTGGGTTCGGCGCGGGACCCCGGGAGGACTGGACCGCGCCGGGCGGTCGCGGCGGCCGACGCACGAGTGGCGGCCAGCGTCGAGCCGGACGGCAAGGGCAGCGCCAGCGTCGACGCGCGCGCCAGCAGACCGACGGGCCGAGCGAGGCCGAAGCCTACAGCATCCTCGGCGTCGAGGTCGGTGCCGACGACGAGACGGTAAAGGCCGCCTACCGGCAGAAGGTCAAAGAAGTTCACCCCGACACGGCGGGCGGCGACGAGGACGAGTTCAAGCGGGTCAACGCCGCCTACGAGCGGCTGACCTGA
- a CDS encoding helix-turn-helix domain-containing protein has protein sequence MKHVRVTITAHGDEADIHPMYGLMTGAPFVERATALQWNYTGDALGILHYVEGDVDAFDRATAAVDVVRDYELEPAGEDAFYAYVHDETTGDLREMFDPLSNGGVVVVPPIRYHSDGTVSMSAVGPTETVQAAFEALRAPVDVEIEAVSGLGAVPALAETRLSARQREAATAALDLGYYEIPRTASHEDVAAAIGCAPSTAAEHLRKAEAKLLRAALGG, from the coding sequence ATGAAACACGTCCGGGTGACGATCACGGCCCACGGGGACGAGGCCGATATCCACCCGATGTACGGCCTCATGACCGGCGCGCCGTTCGTCGAGCGGGCGACGGCGTTGCAGTGGAACTACACCGGCGACGCGCTCGGCATCCTCCACTACGTCGAAGGCGACGTCGACGCCTTCGACCGTGCCACGGCCGCCGTCGACGTGGTCCGGGACTACGAACTGGAACCGGCCGGCGAGGACGCCTTCTACGCCTACGTCCACGACGAGACGACCGGCGACCTCCGGGAGATGTTCGACCCGCTGTCGAACGGCGGGGTCGTCGTGGTCCCACCGATCCGCTATCACTCCGACGGGACGGTCTCGATGTCGGCGGTCGGCCCGACCGAGACGGTCCAGGCCGCGTTCGAGGCGCTGCGCGCACCGGTCGACGTCGAGATCGAGGCGGTGAGCGGCCTCGGCGCGGTCCCGGCGCTGGCCGAGACGCGGTTGAGCGCGCGCCAGCGGGAGGCAGCAACGGCGGCGCTCGACCTGGGCTACTACGAGATCCCACGGACCGCGAGCCACGAGGACGTGGCCGCCGCCATCGGCTGTGCGCCCAGTACGGCCGCGGAACACCTCAGGAAAGCGGAAGCGAAACTGCTGCGAGCGGCGCTCGGTGGGTGA
- a CDS encoding SDR family oxidoreductase, whose protein sequence is MVRTLLTGATGTLGSALRPRLLEAGHDVRAASRSPPTADDAVEWIEMDLVDGTGIEAAVSDVDVVVHAATAPQGDSEAVDVRGTERLLDAAAKASVENFLYPSIVGVDEISLSYYEDKLAAERAVEASDVPWTIVRATQFHEFLDELLGQVSWLPVWPLPTEIRSQPIAVDEAADAIVEHATPEAGGRVPEVGGPEVLTLGEIARSYRRARGKRRLQFRLPVPGDAMAGFRAGEATCPDRTVGTTTWAAWLDRRYGDGGAAGTESPASPS, encoded by the coding sequence ATGGTTCGGACACTGCTGACCGGTGCCACCGGCACGCTGGGCAGCGCCCTGAGACCCCGACTGCTGGAGGCGGGCCACGACGTGCGCGCGGCGAGTCGGTCGCCGCCGACGGCCGACGATGCCGTGGAGTGGATCGAGATGGACCTCGTCGACGGGACGGGGATCGAGGCCGCCGTCTCGGACGTGGACGTGGTCGTCCACGCCGCGACCGCCCCGCAGGGCGACAGCGAGGCCGTCGACGTGCGGGGGACCGAGCGGTTGCTGGACGCGGCGGCGAAGGCGAGCGTCGAGAACTTCCTGTACCCGTCAATCGTCGGCGTCGACGAGATTTCCCTCTCCTACTACGAGGACAAACTGGCCGCCGAGCGCGCGGTGGAAGCGAGCGACGTGCCCTGGACCATCGTTCGCGCGACGCAGTTCCACGAGTTCCTCGACGAGTTGCTGGGACAGGTCTCCTGGCTTCCCGTCTGGCCGCTGCCGACGGAGATTCGGAGCCAGCCGATCGCGGTCGACGAGGCGGCCGACGCCATCGTCGAGCACGCGACGCCGGAAGCCGGGGGACGCGTGCCCGAGGTCGGCGGTCCGGAGGTGCTGACGCTCGGCGAGATCGCGCGGTCGTACCGGCGAGCGCGGGGCAAGCGGCGACTCCAGTTCCGCCTGCCGGTCCCCGGCGACGCGATGGCCGGGTTCCGGGCGGGCGAGGCGACCTGTCCGGACCGAACGGTCGGGACGACGACCTGGGCGGCGTGGCTCGACCGGCGATACGGGGACGGCGGGGCGGCGGGAACGGAGTCACCGGCGTCGCCGTCCTGA
- a CDS encoding thiamine-binding protein: protein MTVVGFLSVAPVIEGSMAGEVAKAVAALDEFDVAYETTPMGTTIEADEIGELFAAAQAAHEAVDADRVSTVLKIDDKRGRGSAREKVEGVERELGRPARSDRDPDA, encoded by the coding sequence ATGACAGTCGTCGGATTCCTGAGCGTCGCGCCCGTGATCGAGGGGAGCATGGCCGGCGAGGTGGCGAAGGCCGTCGCGGCCCTGGACGAGTTCGACGTCGCCTACGAGACGACGCCGATGGGGACGACCATCGAGGCCGATGAGATCGGGGAGCTGTTCGCCGCCGCCCAGGCCGCCCACGAAGCCGTCGACGCCGACCGGGTGAGTACGGTGCTGAAGATCGACGACAAACGCGGCCGCGGGTCGGCCCGGGAGAAAGTCGAGGGCGTCGAGCGGGAACTGGGCCGCCCGGCGCGCAGCGACCGGGACCCGGACGCCTAA
- a CDS encoding GTPBP1 family GTP-binding protein, with protein MSPDRAVLERAIERGEEEGGSVEFKERLTKDLHATEGRFESLAAQLRHRVLSGDGEATYVVGVTDDGGLAGIDPDTFSESMDVLSLLAEEAGAHIDDVETWGVDEATGTATKGDAGTGGIVGVATIREGAVMSDDEHIVVGTAGHVDHGKSTLVGSLVTGDADDGEGGTRSFLDVQPHEVERGLSADLSYGVYGFDDDGPVRMDNPHRKSDRARVVEEADRLVSFVDTVGHEPWLRTTIRGLVGQKLDYGLLTVAADDGPTKTTREHLGILLATDLPTVVAITKADLVSEERLREVEREVERLLREVDKTPLRVERHGVDAAVEEISETVVPVLTTSAVTMDGLAQLDELFERLPKTVGTDRSDEAFTMYVDRTYNVTGVGAVASGTIRSGTVEAGDELLIGPMQDGTFREVEVRSIEMHYHRVDEAQAGRIVGIALKGIAEVDIERGMALLPRDADPTPVREFEAEVMVLNHPTRIGDGYEPVVHLETVSEAGAFYPEGGQLLPGDSGETRVRFKFRPYYVEEGQRFVFREGRSKGVGTVTDVTPVE; from the coding sequence ATGAGCCCCGACCGGGCCGTCCTCGAACGCGCCATCGAGCGCGGTGAGGAGGAGGGCGGCAGCGTCGAGTTCAAAGAGCGGCTCACGAAAGACCTCCACGCGACGGAGGGACGGTTCGAGAGCCTGGCCGCACAGCTCCGTCATCGCGTCCTCTCGGGCGACGGGGAAGCGACCTACGTCGTCGGGGTCACCGACGACGGCGGCCTCGCCGGCATCGACCCGGACACCTTCTCCGAGTCGATGGACGTCCTCTCCCTGCTGGCCGAGGAGGCCGGCGCGCACATCGACGACGTGGAGACCTGGGGCGTCGACGAGGCCACCGGCACGGCCACGAAGGGCGACGCCGGGACCGGCGGCATCGTCGGCGTCGCGACCATCCGGGAGGGTGCCGTGATGAGCGACGACGAGCACATCGTCGTCGGGACCGCCGGCCACGTCGACCACGGCAAGAGCACGCTGGTCGGCTCGCTGGTCACCGGCGACGCCGACGACGGTGAGGGCGGCACCCGATCCTTCCTCGACGTCCAGCCCCACGAGGTCGAACGCGGCCTCTCGGCTGACCTGTCCTACGGCGTCTACGGCTTCGACGACGACGGCCCGGTCCGGATGGACAACCCCCACCGCAAGTCGGACCGCGCCCGCGTCGTCGAGGAGGCCGACCGCCTCGTCTCCTTCGTCGACACCGTGGGCCACGAACCGTGGCTCCGCACCACCATCCGCGGCCTGGTCGGGCAGAAGCTCGACTACGGCCTCCTGACCGTCGCGGCCGACGACGGCCCCACGAAGACCACCCGCGAGCACCTCGGCATCCTGCTGGCGACCGACCTCCCGACGGTCGTCGCCATCACGAAAGCCGACCTGGTGAGCGAGGAGCGCCTGCGCGAGGTCGAACGCGAGGTCGAGCGCCTGCTCCGCGAGGTCGACAAGACGCCGCTCAGGGTCGAGCGCCACGGCGTCGACGCGGCCGTCGAGGAGATCAGCGAGACGGTCGTCCCGGTCCTGACGACGAGCGCGGTGACCATGGACGGACTGGCCCAGCTCGACGAACTGTTCGAGCGCCTGCCCAAAACCGTGGGCACCGACCGCAGCGACGAGGCGTTCACCATGTACGTCGACCGGACGTACAACGTCACCGGCGTCGGCGCGGTCGCGTCCGGGACGATTCGCTCCGGGACCGTCGAGGCCGGCGACGAACTCCTGATCGGTCCGATGCAGGACGGCACCTTCCGCGAGGTCGAGGTGCGGTCGATCGAGATGCACTACCACCGCGTCGACGAGGCGCAGGCGGGCCGCATCGTCGGCATCGCGCTGAAGGGCATCGCCGAGGTCGACATCGAGCGCGGGATGGCGTTGCTCCCCCGCGACGCCGACCCGACGCCCGTCCGGGAGTTCGAGGCCGAAGTGATGGTCCTCAACCACCCCACGCGCATCGGCGACGGCTACGAACCGGTCGTCCACCTCGAGACCGTCAGCGAGGCCGGCGCGTTCTACCCCGAGGGCGGCCAACTCCTCCCCGGCGACTCCGGCGAGACGCGCGTCCGCTTCAAGTTCCGCCCCTACTACGTCGAGGAAGGCCAGCGATTCGTCTTCCGCGAGGGTCGCTCTAAGGGCGTCGGCACCGTGACCGACGTGACGCCGGTGGAGTGA
- a CDS encoding HAD family hydrolase, protein MDDRSPEAVFLDLDGTICEYRRSCAELLAAAFDELDVDPFFTPAEYRERFRLQVVTDETRAERREAAFVDLAEAEGRDPALGRRLATVYASMRDHGDVDPLDGALAAVESLGEAYDLALVANGGPETTDPKLATLGLRDAFDVIVYAGYDTAPKPEPGAFHEALYALDAAPRRAVHVGDSVFEDVRGADGAGIQAALLTDGSEPTSTPDYRLESMADLEAPPWEEG, encoded by the coding sequence ATGGACGACCGGTCGCCGGAGGCGGTGTTCCTCGACCTCGACGGGACGATCTGTGAGTACCGGCGCTCCTGCGCGGAACTGCTCGCGGCCGCGTTCGACGAACTCGACGTCGATCCCTTCTTCACGCCCGCCGAGTACCGCGAGCGGTTCCGCCTCCAGGTCGTCACCGACGAGACCCGCGCCGAGCGCCGCGAGGCCGCCTTCGTCGACCTCGCCGAGGCCGAGGGCCGCGACCCCGCGCTGGGCCGCCGCCTCGCGACAGTCTACGCTTCGATGCGCGATCACGGCGACGTGGACCCGCTCGACGGCGCGCTGGCCGCCGTCGAATCGTTAGGGGAGGCCTACGACCTCGCGCTGGTCGCCAACGGCGGGCCCGAGACCACGGACCCGAAACTGGCGACGCTGGGCCTCCGGGACGCCTTCGACGTGATCGTCTACGCCGGCTACGACACCGCGCCCAAGCCCGAACCCGGCGCGTTCCACGAGGCGCTGTACGCGCTGGACGCCGCGCCCCGCCGGGCCGTCCACGTCGGCGATTCCGTCTTCGAGGACGTGCGCGGGGCCGACGGCGCGGGCATCCAGGCCGCGCTCCTGACCGACGGCTCCGAGCCGACGTCCACGCCGGACTACCGGCTGGAGTCGATGGCCGACCTCGAAGCGCCGCCGTGGGAGGAGGGGTGA
- the mch gene encoding methenyltetrahydromethanopterin cyclohydrolase translates to MESLNRMATDLVDEAIDFADELNVAVSRLENDATVLDFGVEIPGGLEAGLLLTEIATAGLTSVSTTMDSVAGAPLTHVELSTDHPALALLCGQKAGWELSVDGFEGLGGGPARALVAEEDVFQRVGYRDEFDFAVLTVESDTVPGLAVTEHVADVAGVPESGVFLPAFSTASVTGSVSMAARAAELAVFRLSELGYDPLDVLSVSGTAPVAPVADDEETAIARTNDALAYGGRVHLVVDSPFDRFQEVPSSATEEYGRPFAEIFEDADWDFYEVPESVFAPAQVTIDVVGGETHVLGEPNHDLLADSFSL, encoded by the coding sequence ATGGAGAGTCTGAATCGCATGGCGACGGACCTCGTCGACGAGGCCATCGACTTCGCCGACGAGCTGAACGTCGCCGTCTCCCGCCTCGAGAACGACGCGACGGTGCTCGACTTCGGCGTCGAGATCCCCGGCGGGCTCGAGGCCGGCCTGTTGCTGACCGAGATCGCCACCGCCGGCCTCACGTCCGTCAGCACGACGATGGATTCCGTCGCCGGCGCGCCGCTGACGCACGTCGAACTGTCGACCGACCACCCCGCCCTGGCGCTGCTCTGCGGGCAGAAGGCCGGCTGGGAGCTATCCGTCGACGGCTTCGAGGGGCTGGGCGGTGGCCCCGCGAGAGCCCTCGTCGCAGAGGAAGACGTCTTCCAGCGGGTCGGCTACCGCGACGAGTTCGACTTCGCCGTCCTGACAGTCGAGAGTGACACGGTTCCGGGCCTCGCCGTCACCGAGCACGTCGCCGACGTGGCGGGCGTCCCCGAGAGCGGGGTCTTCCTGCCGGCGTTCTCGACGGCGAGCGTCACCGGCAGCGTGTCGATGGCCGCCCGCGCGGCCGAACTCGCCGTCTTCCGCCTCTCGGAACTGGGCTACGACCCGCTGGACGTGCTCTCGGTGTCGGGCACCGCACCGGTCGCCCCGGTCGCCGACGACGAGGAGACCGCCATCGCCCGGACCAACGACGCGCTCGCCTACGGCGGTCGCGTCCACCTGGTCGTCGACAGCCCCTTCGACCGCTTCCAGGAGGTCCCCTCCAGCGCGACCGAGGAGTACGGGCGCCCCTTCGCCGAGATCTTCGAGGACGCCGACTGGGACTTCTACGAGGTTCCCGAGTCCGTCTTCGCCCCCGCGCAGGTCACGATCGACGTGGTCGGCGGCGAGACGCACGTCCTCGGCGAACCGAACCACGACCTGCTGGCCGACTCCTTTTCCCTCTGA
- a CDS encoding DUF6114 domain-containing protein translates to MSTRMNSTFGRDEQVAAVIGAILGAIPAGLVIQLLPGPGGSKTQGFEYFATLVGGSGLTTGWLVWIGSCVLFALVFGVFMSRTVNEFTNTIIMISRKSHLTQKILVPLLRRSALGLTAGSMGLLYGHILGYGVFAYGFPVALWALGAPTGIPPLADFSVIFGYLVFGQIMGTAYGILLEQNWYAPAETADEQNAAVVGAVGGGVAGVAVLSVLGGSSMLAEIGGLIGAPSPLAGATVFVLAGLIMGLVFAVVLARTINDFTNTVIMFSRRSKTTQKLLVPLLSRAALTVTAGSMGLGYGIALGVAVLALGAAGVIPNLGLAGLVALAVYGQVLGNGYGLVLEKFDGSMLVPGEEVRAGVAASVGAGLVGGGVAALAVGLSLFSGLAETVGLTGVSTGFGVWMGLSVLLGFAFVAYVSRTINDFTNTVIMFSRRSKTTQKLLVPLLTRAALTVTAGSMGLAFGLVVGLLFFAGSVAGLLPATGPLIVVAFLVYGQVLGSGYGLLLEDVSLGLFGGSGESPTREEPASVPGRPGAFARWRAGRPFAGGVLLILAGMIIAAIPIRLQMISATQGPSYSALGIVFAAMVVACGVFALVKPQLSTLIGVTGTTMSILSLIGAFGGLVIGMLVGIVGGSLCVAWQEPGSEETATGEERFRWINESERQRW, encoded by the coding sequence ATGAGTACGAGAATGAACTCGACGTTCGGGCGGGACGAGCAAGTAGCAGCGGTGATCGGGGCGATACTGGGGGCGATTCCGGCGGGGCTGGTGATCCAGCTCCTTCCCGGGCCGGGCGGGAGCAAGACCCAGGGATTCGAGTACTTCGCTACGCTGGTCGGTGGGAGCGGTCTCACCACCGGCTGGCTGGTCTGGATCGGATCCTGCGTGCTGTTCGCGCTCGTGTTCGGCGTGTTCATGTCACGGACGGTCAACGAGTTCACGAACACGATCATCATGATCTCCCGGAAGAGCCACCTCACACAGAAGATCCTGGTGCCGCTCCTGCGGCGGTCGGCGCTCGGACTCACGGCCGGGAGCATGGGACTGCTCTACGGCCACATCCTCGGGTACGGCGTCTTCGCCTACGGGTTCCCGGTCGCGCTGTGGGCCCTCGGCGCCCCGACCGGGATCCCGCCGCTGGCCGACTTCTCGGTCATCTTCGGCTACCTCGTCTTCGGGCAGATCATGGGGACCGCGTACGGGATCCTGCTCGAACAGAACTGGTACGCGCCGGCCGAGACCGCCGACGAGCAGAACGCGGCCGTGGTGGGCGCCGTCGGCGGCGGCGTCGCCGGCGTGGCCGTCCTCTCCGTCCTCGGCGGCAGTTCGATGCTCGCCGAGATCGGCGGTCTGATCGGCGCGCCGTCGCCGCTCGCCGGCGCCACGGTGTTCGTCCTCGCCGGGTTGATTATGGGCCTGGTCTTCGCCGTCGTGCTGGCCCGGACGATCAACGACTTCACGAACACGGTCATCATGTTCTCGCGGCGGTCGAAGACGACCCAGAAACTGCTCGTTCCGCTGCTCTCCCGCGCGGCCCTGACGGTCACCGCCGGGAGCATGGGCCTGGGCTACGGGATCGCCCTCGGCGTCGCAGTGCTGGCCCTCGGTGCGGCCGGGGTGATCCCGAACCTCGGTCTGGCCGGCCTCGTCGCGCTGGCGGTCTACGGGCAGGTCCTCGGGAACGGCTACGGACTCGTGCTGGAGAAGTTCGACGGGTCGATGCTCGTCCCCGGCGAGGAAGTCCGGGCGGGCGTCGCGGCGTCGGTCGGCGCCGGGCTCGTCGGCGGGGGCGTCGCCGCCCTCGCGGTCGGCCTCTCGCTGTTTTCCGGCCTGGCCGAGACGGTCGGCCTGACTGGCGTCTCGACCGGCTTCGGCGTCTGGATGGGGCTGTCGGTCCTGCTCGGATTCGCCTTCGTCGCGTACGTCTCCCGGACGATCAACGACTTCACGAACACGGTCATCATGTTCTCGCGGCGGTCGAAGACGACCCAGAAACTCCTCGTCCCGCTGCTCACCCGCGCGGCCCTGACGGTCACCGCCGGGAGCATGGGCCTCGCATTCGGGCTCGTCGTCGGCCTCCTCTTCTTCGCCGGCTCGGTCGCCGGCCTCCTCCCCGCGACGGGCCCGCTGATCGTCGTCGCCTTCCTGGTGTACGGCCAGGTGCTCGGCAGCGGCTACGGCCTGCTCCTCGAGGACGTCTCGCTCGGGCTCTTCGGCGGGTCCGGCGAGAGTCCGACCCGCGAGGAACCGGCGTCGGTGCCGGGTCGACCGGGCGCCTTTGCGCGGTGGCGGGCCGGGCGCCCCTTCGCCGGCGGCGTCCTGCTGATCCTCGCCGGGATGATCATCGCCGCCATCCCGATCCGACTGCAGATGATCTCCGCGACGCAGGGGCCCTCCTACTCCGCGCTGGGGATCGTCTTCGCGGCCATGGTCGTCGCCTGCGGCGTGTTCGCCCTCGTCAAACCGCAGCTTTCGACCCTGATCGGCGTGACCGGCACGACGATGTCGATCCTCTCGTTGATCGGTGCGTTCGGCGGCCTCGTCATCGGCATGCTCGTCGGCATCGTCGGCGGCAGCCTCTGCGTCGCCTGGCAGGAACCCGGCTCCGAGGAGACCGCCACCGGCGAGGAGCGCTTCCGCTGGATCAACGAGAGCGAACGCCAGCGCTGGTAA
- a CDS encoding phosphoglycolate phosphatase, which produces MTPPLAVDIDGTLTGPDRGLDPRVMPVLQEWDAPVVVATGKAFPYPVALCEFLAIPITVIAENGGVVAVAGEEIVFTGDPEGAWAVAEEYEAAGYDLGWDEPDFVNRWRETEIAVALDQPLDPLERIAADHGLEVVDTGFAYHVKTPDVDKGKGLKAVARTLDLDPEDFVAVGDSENDVATFETAGRSIAVANADERALAAADEVTDDSYGAGFLEAVEAIRGEDVR; this is translated from the coding sequence GTGACCCCGCCGCTGGCGGTCGACATCGACGGGACGCTGACGGGGCCGGACCGCGGCCTCGACCCGCGCGTGATGCCGGTCCTGCAGGAGTGGGACGCGCCGGTGGTCGTGGCGACGGGGAAGGCCTTCCCGTACCCCGTCGCGCTCTGTGAGTTCCTGGCGATTCCGATCACCGTGATCGCCGAGAACGGCGGCGTCGTCGCCGTCGCGGGCGAGGAGATCGTCTTCACCGGCGACCCCGAGGGCGCGTGGGCGGTCGCCGAGGAGTACGAAGCGGCCGGCTACGACCTCGGCTGGGACGAACCGGACTTCGTCAACCGCTGGCGCGAGACGGAGATCGCGGTCGCCCTCGACCAGCCGCTCGACCCCCTCGAACGGATCGCGGCCGACCACGGCCTCGAAGTGGTCGACACCGGCTTCGCCTACCACGTCAAGACGCCCGACGTGGACAAGGGCAAGGGACTGAAGGCGGTCGCGCGGACGCTCGATCTCGACCCCGAAGACTTCGTCGCCGTCGGCGACTCCGAGAACGACGTGGCGACCTTCGAGACGGCGGGTCGGTCCATCGCCGTCGCCAACGCCGACGAGCGCGCGCTGGCCGCGGCCGACGAGGTGACCGACGACAGTTACGGCGCGGGGTTTCTGGAGGCCGTCGAAGCGATCCGGGGCGAGGACGTGCGGTGA
- a CDS encoding homoserine kinase: MLTVRAPATSANLGSGFDVFGVALDRPADVVRVEKAEEISIEVTGVGSQYIPEDPDKNTVGAVAEALEAPARIVIDKGVRPASGLGSSAASAAAAAVGLNELYDRGYSREELVPIAAKGEAVVSGDAHDDNVAPSIMGGFTIATDDGVTKVDADIPLVACLPDIVVSTRDARAVVPESAQVDQLIETVGWAATLTTGMHRDDPHLVGEGMNDTVVTPARAKLIDGYSQVRDAALDAGATGVTISGAGPTVIAACEERDRRRVGTAMIDRFESVGVDARVYQTEIGDGATVF, encoded by the coding sequence ATGCTCACCGTCCGGGCGCCAGCCACGAGCGCGAACCTCGGGAGCGGCTTCGACGTGTTCGGGGTCGCGCTCGACCGCCCGGCGGACGTCGTTCGCGTCGAGAAGGCAGAGGAAATCAGCATCGAGGTCACCGGCGTCGGCAGCCAGTACATCCCTGAAGACCCCGACAAGAACACCGTCGGCGCCGTCGCCGAGGCGCTGGAGGCGCCCGCCCGCATCGTCATCGACAAGGGGGTCCGCCCGGCCTCGGGCCTTGGCTCCTCCGCAGCCAGCGCGGCCGCGGCCGCCGTCGGCCTGAACGAACTCTACGATCGGGGCTACTCCCGCGAGGAACTGGTCCCCATCGCCGCGAAGGGAGAGGCCGTCGTCTCGGGCGACGCCCACGACGACAACGTCGCCCCCTCGATCATGGGCGGGTTCACCATCGCGACCGACGACGGCGTCACGAAGGTCGACGCCGACATCCCGCTCGTGGCCTGCCTCCCCGACATCGTCGTCTCCACGCGGGACGCGCGGGCGGTCGTCCCCGAATCGGCGCAGGTCGACCAGCTGATCGAGACGGTCGGCTGGGCGGCGACGCTCACCACGGGAATGCACCGCGACGACCCCCACCTCGTCGGCGAAGGGATGAACGACACCGTCGTCACGCCCGCCCGTGCGAAGCTGATCGACGGCTACTCGCAGGTCCGCGACGCCGCGCTGGACGCCGGCGCGACCGGCGTCACCATCAGCGGGGCCGGCCCGACCGTCATCGCGGCCTGCGAGGAACGGGATCGGCGACGCGTCGGCACGGCGATGATCGACCGGTTCGAGTCGGTCGGCGTCGACGCCCGCGTCTACCAGACGGAGATCGGCGACGGCGCGACCGTTTTCTGA
- a CDS encoding MBL fold metallo-hydrolase: MDAESVAGCPDIHLVDNELFGTEGLLATYLLDAADPAILDAGTVAGAERILAAMDAIGIDAADVEYVVVSHVHLDHAAGTARLLDACENATAVVHERGLPYLTDPDRLDRLVESVEAAIGMEAPYSDPGLLPTERCRAVSGGETLALGDRLLELYDAPGHAPHHLVCFEPDSATLFGADAVGAFAPRVDGVAPTTPPPSFDLEANLATVERLLELDPSRTLYSHFGPGKPGEATAELRDYAAMLPEWVEAVRSAREATDDDLDEMVSELRPEWESPTLRRDVVGVCGYLDRDDQVSRS; encoded by the coding sequence ATGGACGCCGAATCGGTCGCGGGGTGCCCCGACATCCATCTCGTCGACAACGAACTGTTCGGGACCGAGGGACTGCTGGCGACCTACCTGCTCGACGCCGCCGACCCCGCGATCCTGGACGCCGGCACCGTCGCCGGCGCGGAGCGCATCCTCGCGGCGATGGACGCGATCGGGATCGACGCCGCCGACGTCGAGTACGTCGTCGTCAGTCACGTCCACCTCGATCACGCCGCCGGAACCGCTCGACTGCTCGACGCCTGCGAGAACGCGACCGCCGTCGTCCACGAGCGCGGCCTGCCCTATCTCACCGACCCCGACCGCCTCGACCGCCTCGTCGAGAGCGTCGAGGCCGCCATCGGGATGGAAGCTCCCTACAGCGACCCGGGCCTGCTCCCGACCGAGCGCTGTCGCGCCGTCTCCGGCGGCGAGACCCTCGCGCTGGGCGATCGGCTGCTGGAACTCTACGACGCACCGGGCCACGCACCCCATCACCTGGTCTGCTTCGAGCCCGATTCCGCGACGCTGTTCGGCGCCGACGCCGTCGGCGCGTTCGCCCCGCGGGTCGACGGCGTGGCACCCACCACGCCGCCGCCGAGCTTCGACCTTGAGGCGAACCTCGCGACCGTCGAGCGCCTGCTGGAACTCGATCCCTCGCGGACCCTGTACAGCCACTTCGGCCCCGGAAAACCCGGCGAAGCGACGGCGGAACTGCGCGACTACGCGGCCATGCTCCCGGAGTGGGTCGAGGCCGTCCGCAGCGCTCGCGAGGCGACGGACGACGACCTCGACGAGATGGTCTCCGAACTCAGACCGGAGTGGGAGAGTCCGACGCTCCGGCGTGACGTGGTCGGCGTCTGCGGCTACCTCGACCGCGACGATCAGGTCAGCCGCTCGTAG